The DNA sequence TCCTTCATATAAATAAAGGTTTTTGAATAAAGCAGAACCTAATCTGTTTTTAGGTAACATACCTTTTACAGACTTTTCTAATACTTTCAAAGAATCTTTCTTTTGAAGTTCAGCCGCAGTCATAGATTTTTGACCTCCTGGATAACCTGTATGCCAGATGTAAGTCTTATCTTCCCATTTGTTTCCGGAAAGCGTAATTTTCCCAGCATTCAAAACAATAACGTTATCACCACAATCTACGTGAGGTGTAAAGTTTGTTTTGTGCTTACCTCTCAAAATCTTTGCAACCTGAGAAGCTAGTCTTCCCAACGGTTGTCCTTCAGCGTCTACCACAACCCATTCTTTATTAGCAGTAGCTTTGTTCGCTGAAACAGTTTTGTAACTTAATGTATTCACACGTTTTAGTTAAAGATTAAACATAATTTTCCCTCTAAGGGTGTGCAAAGATACAAATTAATTTTGTAACAGGAAAACATATTTTATTTAATATGCAGGTTATGGCTTTTGCTTAAACGATTCGACAGATTTTATCTATGAATAATTATTCTTGGCACAGATATTGCAAAATCAAATACGATGAAAAAAAAGTTTTAGAAGATTCTAAAAACACAGGTGATAAAGTAAAGAGTTTAGTTGCTAAACTCTTACTTTATTAACTCTTCTACAAAAATTACCCAATACGCTTATCGAATAATCATTCGTAAAATTAGATTTTACATTAAATTCATGTAAAAAATTATTTTTCTTTCCCGAAATAATTATATTTGCCGCAAAGCCTTATTAATCATGAGCCACGGAAAAATAAGAGAAGAAAAAAACTGTCTTAATTGCGGACATACGGTAGAAGAAAGGTTCTGCCCCCATTGTGGACAGGAAAATATTGAACCCCGACAACCTTTTTATTTTCTTTTCACTCACTTTATTGAAGACTTCACCCACTATGATGGACAATTCTGGAAAACGATAAAATATCTTCTTTTTCAACCCGGAAAGCTAACCAGGGAATATCTTTCAGGGAAAAGACAGCTCTATGTCGCTCCAGTTAAATTATATATATTCATCAGTTTTATTACTTTTTTCGTTCCTACTTTGTTTCCTCATTCCGAAGATAATGATAATGAAACGACTGAAAAGCATTCAATACAAAAACAAAAAGAAGATAAAAAGGAGC is a window from the Chryseobacterium sp. T16E-39 genome containing:
- the rplM gene encoding 50S ribosomal protein L13; its protein translation is MNTLSYKTVSANKATANKEWVVVDAEGQPLGRLASQVAKILRGKHKTNFTPHVDCGDNVIVLNAGKITLSGNKWEDKTYIWHTGYPGGQKSMTAAELQKKDSLKVLEKSVKGMLPKNRLGSALFKNLYLYEGTEHKHEAQQPKTININEFK